The genome window AATAGCTGTGGTATGTCTCATGGCTGTGGCTCTTTGCCCCAGATGGTAGAGAATAGCTGTGGTATGTCTCATGGCTGTGGCTCTTTGCCCCAGATGATAGAGAATAGCTGTGGTATGTCTCATGGTTGTGGCTCTTAGCCCCAGATGATAGAGAATAGCTGTGGTATGTCTCATGGCTGTGGCTCTTAGCCCCAGATGATAGAGAATAGCTGTGGTATGTCTCATGGCTGTGGCTCATATATTATTGTAGATACAgctcaaaatagaaaaaaactatttaaaaggGTATTGtcaagtcaaaaagggccataactcgatTGTTGACAAAAAGATTCACAATATGctttgcatcatcctcttatccatatatacaatCATTTAAGGTTTTAGTGAAATATGCCTACACAGTTCCAAGATGTGGCTTCAGACACAAAAGTGCGcgtattttcaagtaaaaaaggTTGCGACTTTAGTTGATGTACATCACCCTCTTATCCTCATATACAATCATAATTTGATTCAATTAAATTGGCACAAGCAGCTCTGAGATATTGCTCCGGACGACATCACGGAATACGTCAAAACCATATGCTTCCGACTACGGAGGtgaataataaatttaacaaaacacacaataataTTGCAGCGTGAAGCAATTACGAAATATGAGTTGCATGACGTTTTCACATGCTATGACGAGGATGTTGTGAGAAATTTATGGGAAATTAATGGATGCAGCAACGTGGTAAACACAATTGTATAATTCAATAGTATGTGTTACTCTGTTAGCAAAACAACGAAAACACCAGCTCAAAAATGATTGACAAGTAAATGATCACAATGGGCTTTTATGGATTGTTAAATTAAAGGTAAGACAATTGGATTATGAGTTTAAACATGAACgtaattaattgtttacagtAAGCTCTAAATTTGGAGATAGTTTACTTTAAATTGTACATACGTGATTAAAAAATAACTTCACTTAATTCTTTCAAATTATATATCAGTTATCTAACTTGTAAGCAAACTTTGCGTTTTATTTCGGAACTGTTGAAATTATGATATCATCCATAATGTTAGCAAACAATTAAACATGTATGAATGCTATATTCTAAATAAAGGCCGTTTCATTTGGAGAATATACGACCAAATAAAGACTTGAATAATCCGCATACAATTTTATGTTAGCTTGTGTTATAGATTGTCATTTATGAAAACAGAAAAAGAAGAGGTCATGGGATATACCTTTGTTGTACATTGAAGAGGTCATGGGATATACCTTTGTTGTACATTTGGCACTCGCCTTAAGACAGCCCACCGGATGGTTGCAATTATTTCATAAATTCGACAccaaatatcctttgtttcagtTGTCTCAAATTTCGTTCACGATTGCCCTATGTGTCAGGTTATCAAATCAATCATTGCCCTATGTGTCAGGTTATCAAATCAATCATTGCCCTATGTGTCAGGTTATCAAATCAATCATTGCCCTATGTGTCAGGTTATCAAATCAATCATTGAGTAAACGCCAAAAGCTGTTCATTCGCGTGAATGGAAGCAAAACCTTTACGAATGTCTTCAATATTTAGCGCGCATTCACATGGAGCAAAAGTTTAATACTATTATTCCTTAAAAAAATCTATGCTGACGGAAAACCAATGactgtgttttgttgtatttacctttaaaatgtatatacaccATTTGGTGTTAACATATAACCTTAATGACAAAACTCAACCATTGTTGTTTATCAGTACTTGCGATTCCTTCGTAAAATGGATGtattaaaaaatagtaaaatagtaatTTAATAAAGCTTCAACTGCctttcattattttttgtttttgtaactaATGTGAAAGGAGAAACGCAATACGTGTAATGTCGAAAAGAAGCATTTATCAAGCCTAACATTATTTTACCTGTGCCGATGATGCCGCACATCAATTGCTTTCTTTTTGTTAATATTTGCCCTTTATGTCACCTTTCAgcacacaattaaaaataaacagttacCACTTCGAACTGGATTAAAGCGGTTTATTTTTAATGGTTGAACCCTATCGAGTTAATCGAAGCATAACAGCTTAACATTAAAGCGATCGGTTACACTAATGTTAATATACTAGTATTATTTACGGTTCAGAGATGTGCATACATACTTGAACTAAGTAAGTGGTATTTTATAATGAGGATAACATATATCTACGTAGAAAACAAGTATAAGCGTGAGTTGATATAAGAATTAAAGTGAGTCGATATAAAAGTGAGTTGATATAAATGTAAATGAGTTAAATCATAATGGCGATTACAGAACAAGAAGgagaaaattatacattgaaagGAAATAAAGGATTGTTTCAAAGGGAAGTAAAGGATATACAGAGCCTTAATTTTTGGCGGGCTTTCTTTGCAGAATTTATTGGAACATTTATTGCATGTTTCTACACGATCTCTTACGGACGTCACAATCCGGCCGTTGAGCAGCCAACGGATCTATTTGTGTTGGCCGTGGGAACAGCCTTCATCATCGCAGCGCTCATAAACACGCTAGCTAACGTGAGCGGTGGCCATATTAACCCTGCCTTGTCCATTGGTTTTCTTGCCGCCGGCCAAATCACTGTATTGCGGTTTATTTTCTACGTGTTATCTCAATGTAGTGCAAGCGTTGCAGCAGTTTTGGTTTTAAAGACGCTTACGCCGCTAGAAAAGCATGGAGACATTGGCTTAATTCTTccaggaaatgacgtcacatcCGTTCAAGCGTTGATTGTCGAGTTTCTGATTACTTTCACATTGCTCTTTGGAACGTTTGCCTTTATTGACGAAAACAGAACGGATGGTACTTCACCGGCGCCATTGTTCGTCGGTTTTATAGTAGCAGCCAATATCCTATGCGCGGTACGTTTTTTATACTcattaagaaataatgaaactcagcaaacaatattttgagaaaaattCTTGTTGAAATCCTATTGTCTTTTATTCAATGCAAGTGACCTTTTGTCCATACAATACAAGACATAACATTCACAACAACATTTAACACACAACATATTGCATGATTATAGACGGATTCACTGTAACGGAACGGTTATCGGGGTTTAAACATGTTAAACGCATGCTTAACCTGACACTCAACCCATAATTATTCACAAAAGACACGAGTGTGTATATACACATTAACCACAGAGCATCACCGTTCAAATTAGTAATGAATAAAGGACGATATAACTTCGTTtggatttattttcaatttaaaaacaaactggttcaatatttataaataaaacataccgTATGTATACAAGCATTTATTAAGACAATAAATCGACTGTACAATTCCTAAATAAACAATATAGCACCCAAATAACTATAAAAAACGATATGAAATTAAGAACAaatattgattataaataaaaaataatttatatttaattaaataacattattttcacCAGAGTTAAGGTAGTATCGAGACTAAACACCATGAGtttcattttttaacgaaataatacaatataaattagCGGCACTGTTTCTTGAGCAAGgtatgatataaattaaattggAAACTAATAATACATGCTATGAACTTCGAAACTCTACATACGCGAAATACAAGAATCAGTAGGTAACAATATACcaaatattatctttaaaaatgATTCAGTACAAAAGTGACACGCAGAAGCGAAaataatgcctcggtcacactgtcacgaatcagagctacgaatgagctacgattcaatcggctacgaatgactacgaaattgtcaaaattcgtaggctgctacgatttcagtacggagcacaacgatgTGAGTACGGATTCCgacgaatctaccatcaaaatattggaaaacgaacaaggaaaggtacggactgctactgatcgacgcgatttagtacggagcgccacgaatcgAAACGATtaaactacgaatccgctacggtctggtacgattaagtacgatgctacgcgaatcagtGCGATCTAACGACGGATCCGCTACGGTttagtacgggtaagtacgaactagaacaGTCCTctacgaagcagtgggaattgcgacggactggtacggacaggtagaaacgaactacgattgaacattgtgcccacagcctcttgtattgtcatacacaaaatgcctccaaaaaagagaacatgcaagcggcagACAGGAGATAGTAAAAAATCGCTCGTCCTTCTCAAGACCTCGTCGTGAGAATGGCTTCATGAGCCATATCCTCATGGCAAATGCATCATCTGCAATTGTATAGTATCTATTGGACTGTCGTCACCTGAAGGAGTTGTTGCTTCCGGCATGCCAATCAACCCACTTTCGATTGCCAACTTGAGGTCGCTTTGATTCCAGATTTGTTCGTCGGAACATCCTCCTTGCGATCCAATATTTACCCATATGAATGAGCCACCGTTCTTGGGACATTGTATGGCTACATGCTTTCCATCTAGAGCTCCAATGGCGTGTGGAC of Dreissena polymorpha isolate Duluth1 chromosome 15, UMN_Dpol_1.0, whole genome shotgun sequence contains these proteins:
- the LOC127859626 gene encoding uncharacterized protein LOC127859626, translated to MAITEQEGENYTLKGNKGLFQREVKDIQSLNFWRAFFAEFIGTFIACFYTISYGRHNPAVEQPTDLFVLAVGTAFIIAALINTLANVSGGHINPALSIGFLAAGQITVLRFIFYVLSQCSASVAAVLVLKTLTPLEKHGDIGLILPGNDVTSVQALIVEFLITFTLLFGTFAFIDENRTDGTSPAPLFVGFIVAANILCAGRISGGCMNPARNFGPAIVTGKMGQQWIYWTGDLLGAVAGTLTYTQVFSAKAIKGNSFALCRRPTVRERAETNTELEKMI